GGAGGATTTGCGCCCACGCTTGCGAAGCTGCGAAATCGACGGCGCGACCCAGGCTTCGGATCATCAGCCGATCGTGCTCGAACTAGGCTAAGGGGTTGCCGGCAGGCTGCGCTCAGTTGGCGAACGCTTTGAGATACTCGCCCCAATGCGGTGCCGTTTCGGCGGCGAGCGACTGCTTCACGAACTCGATCTCATCCGCATATTCGCGCTCTGTGAAACCGCCGCGCATCATCTGAAACCGGCAATAGAGCAGATACGTGTTAACCACGTCGGTCTCGCAGTAGTTGCGAATCTCCTCGATGTGGCCTTCCTGAAACGCGCTCCACACCTGGCCGCCGTCCATGCCGAGCTTGCCCGGGAAACCGCAAAGCTTCGCGAGCGCGTCGAGCGGCGCATTCGCCCGCGGCTGGTACATCGCGAGCAGGTCCATCAGGTCGGTGTGGCGCGTGTGGTAGCGGCTGATGTAGTTGTTCCACTTGAACTCGCGATCCGCGTCGCCCATTTCCCAATAGCGCACTGCACGAATGCCGTGCACAAGCGCGCGATAGTGGAGCACCGGCAAGTCGAAGCCGCCGCCGTTCCACGACACGAGCTGCGGCGAATACTTCTCGATCGTGCGGTAGAACGAATCGATCAGGCGCGCTTCGCCGTCTTCGGGCGTGCCGAGCGAGCGCACGCGAAAGCCCTGCCCGTCACGAAACACGCACGAGATCGCGGCGATGCGCTGCAGATGATGCGGCAGAAAATCGCTACCGGTTTTCTCGCGGCGCGAAGCGAACGCGTGTTCGGCCACTTCGGTGTCGGTGAGCGTGGCGGGCAGATCTTCGAGGCGGCGAATGCCGTCGACATCGGGAATCGTCTCGATGTCGAATACGAGTACAGGAACTGTCATTCAGGTGGACTGCGAGGGTTTAGAGAACGGCGTCCTTGCGCACGCCGTTCGAAGCGAAAAAGCGCTTGAGGCGCACCAGCGCTTCCTGCTGGATCTGCCGCACGCGCTCGCGAGTGAGGCCCATCTCGTCGGCCAGTTCTTCGAGCGTGGCGGGTTCGATATGGTTCAGCCCGAAGCGCCGTTCGATGACATGGCGATGCTTATCGGATAAACGCCCGAGCCACGCGCGTGTAAGCGTTTCCAGCTCGCGGTGCTGCACTTCGGCGTCAGGCGACTGGCTCTGGTCGTCCGAAAGCAGGTCGAGCAGGCTACTGGCCGGGTCGAGGTCGAGCGGCGCGTCGAGCGAAGCCGTGTGTTCGTTGAGCGCGAGAATGTCGGTGACTTCATCGGTAGTCTTGCCGGTGAGATACGCGATGTCGTCGATGCTCGCGTCGCGCCGCTCCGAAGCCGAGTCGGCGTTTAGCGAATTCTTCTCCAGATGGCGCTTCGCGCGCAGCACCTGGTTGAGCTCGCGGATCACATGCACCGGCAAGCGCACGGTGCGCGCCTGATTCATGATGGCGCGCTCGATGCTCTGGCGGATCCACCAGGTCGCATACGTCGAGAAACGAAAGCCGCGCGTGGGATCGAACTTCTCGATCGCGTGCATGAGGCCGAGGTTGCCCTCCTCGATCAGGTCGAGCAGCGGCACGCCGCGATTGAGATAACCCTTGGCAATGCTGACGACGAGGCGCAGATTGCGCTCGATCATGACCTGACGCGCCTCGAACTCGCCGGCCTTGGCGAGGCGCGAGTAGCGCTGCTCCTCCTCGACCGTGAGGAGCGGCTTCACGCTGATCCGGTTCAGATAATGCTGAATGGTGTCGGCCGTGAGTTCGGCCTGCAGCATGGCGCGGAAATCGTCGGCGTCGGGCGCAGCTTCGGCCGTTTCGGCGCCCTCGCCCGAGCCGCCTTCGTCGGCTGCGGAATCGCGCTCTTCACGTTCCTCGCGCTCCTCGAATTCGCGGCCGCCGTCGAGGTCGGGCGATGCGTCGTCGTCGCCCGCCTGCGCGCCGTCCTCCACCGAAACCTGGGCGGCTTGGCTGTCAGACTCGGATTGCTGCAGACGGCGCTTCGATTTCGGCATGGTCGGCTCGCTTTTATTGCGGCGGCAAGTACTTCAGTGGGTCGACGGGCTTACCCTGACGGCGTACTTCGAAATGCAGCATCACCCGGTCCGAGTCGGTATTGCCCATTTCGGCGATCTTCTGACCTTTGGTGACCGCATCCCCTTCTTTTACCATCAAAGTCCGGTTGTGTGCATACGCGGTCAGAAACGTCGCGTCATGCTTGATGATAATGAGATTGCCGTAACCGCGCAGCCCATTTCCGGCATAAACCACGCGTCCATCGCCAGCGGCCTTGACAGGATCGCCTGGCGCACCGCCGATATTGATGCCCTTGTTCTTCGTATCGTCGAAGCCGTTGAGCACTGGACCACGCACCGGCCACGCGAGCGCGATGTTGCCGCCCGGCGCCGCAGCCATGTCACCGCCGCTTGCACCCGGCTGCGGCGGCACGGCAGCCGTGGGCGCCGATGCGTTCGCACCCGAGCCGTAGATCGGCGGCTGTGCAGGCGCGAGCGCTGCCGGTGCACCCGGTGCTGCGCCCACGCCCGGAACCGGCGCGGTCACAACACCCGGCGTGTACGCCGACGGATTCGCACCCGGCGGCACGACGCGCAACAACTGATCCACTTCAATCTGATTCGGATTGGTGAGATTGTTCCACGTCGCGATGTCGCGATAATTCTGGCCGTTTTCGAGCGCAATCCTATAGAGAGTATCGCCCGGCTTCACCCGGTAGTATCCCGGAGGCGGCGGCCCGAGCGGCACCGGCGGCTGCGCAGCCGCCGTGCCGAGCGGCGCGGTGCGGTCCACCACAGGTGCCTGATCGAGTCGCGTGGCGCATGCGGCCAGAAGGCAGAGTGCGACGACCGCGGTGCCGCGCTGGGCTGCGATCAGCGTGGCTGCGGGCAGGTCGACGTTCGGGCTGTTTCGGCGGTTTCTTTTGATCGCGCGCAACATACTCATCGGATTCAGATCACTCCAGATTTTAAGGGGACAAAGAAAACGCGATCCAGGCGTGACTCCCGCCACTGTGCCGGCCCCGTGCGCTCCACGAGCGTGAGGACCTGCGTCGCTTCGCCGGCGGCACCCTGCATGCCGGACACCGCCACGGGCGCCACGAGCTTCCCGCCGATGGCGAGTTGCTCGAGCAGCGCCTGCGGCACGTCGAAGCCGGCGGCGGCGATCACGATCGCGTCGAACGGCGCCGCCGACGGCAAACCGAGCCGTCCGTCGCCGTAGTGCAAGCGGATATTCGGGATACGCAGCGGACGAAGATTCGTCTTCGCGCGCTCGTATAACGGCTTGATGCGTTCAATGGAATACACGTCGCGCGCAATCTGGCTCAGCACGGCCGCCTGATAGCCGCAGCCGGTGCCGATTTCCAGCACGCGCTCCAGCACACGGCCCGCGCCCGCGAGTTCGAGCATGCGCGCGACCACGGAAGGCTTCGAGATAGTCTGGTGATGACCGATCGGCAACGCCGCATCTTCGTAGGCCTGGGTCGCCAGACCCGGGTCGATGAACATGTGGCGCGGCACGGCCGCGAGCGCCTGGAGCACGCGCGCATCGGCAATGCCGTTTGCACGCAGGCGTTCGACCATGCGTTCGCGTATGCGTTCCGAAGTCAGCGCATGCGCGCCGTTCAGTGCAACGCCGGGCGCCCCCGTGACGGCAACGGCAGGACGCGGCGCACTCGCACCGCCTGGCATTGCTGCGCGCGGCGCAGCCGAGTTGGCAGCAGGATGCGCGGGCTTGATCGAACTTGCCGGCTTTGCGCTCAGCGGCTTCGCATTGGCCGGCTTCGCAGGCGGCGCCTTGAACGGCGTGCTTGCCGTGGACTTCGCAACGGCCGGCGCGCCGAGCTTCGCGCCCGGCTTCGCGAGCGGACCGACGCCCGGTTTCGAGGCGCTGCTGTTGCCCGCGCCCGCGAGCGGCGTGCGTGCGTCGCCCGGGCGCGCGTCGCGCCGGCGCGGCTCGCGCACGAGATCCGCGAGCCCGAGCGGAAAACGCTTCGTGCGCTCGCCCGTCATGAAACGCTGCCGCCCTTGCGCGCCCAGTCGTGCGTCGCGGACAGCATCTGCGTATGGGTGAGATCGAGTTGCAGCGGCGTGATCGACACGTGGCCGTTCGACACCGCGTGGAAGTCCGTGCCCTCGCTCGCGTCGCGCGCGCTGCCCGACGGCCCGATCCAGTAGATCGGCTCGCCGCGCGGGTTGGTCTCGCGGATCACGGGCTGCGAAGGATGACGCTTGCCGAGGCGCGTGACGCGCCAATCGCCAAGCTCGTCGTACGG
The Paraburkholderia acidiphila genome window above contains:
- a CDS encoding 3'-5' exonuclease; amino-acid sequence: MTVPVLVFDIETIPDVDGIRRLEDLPATLTDTEVAEHAFASRREKTGSDFLPHHLQRIAAISCVFRDGQGFRVRSLGTPEDGEARLIDSFYRTIEKYSPQLVSWNGGGFDLPVLHYRALVHGIRAVRYWEMGDADREFKWNNYISRYHTRHTDLMDLLAMYQPRANAPLDALAKLCGFPGKLGMDGGQVWSAFQEGHIEEIRNYCETDVVNTYLLYCRFQMMRGGFTEREYADEIEFVKQSLAAETAPHWGEYLKAFAN
- the rpoS gene encoding RNA polymerase sigma factor RpoS, producing the protein MPKSKRRLQQSESDSQAAQVSVEDGAQAGDDDASPDLDGGREFEEREEREERDSAADEGGSGEGAETAEAAPDADDFRAMLQAELTADTIQHYLNRISVKPLLTVEEEQRYSRLAKAGEFEARQVMIERNLRLVVSIAKGYLNRGVPLLDLIEEGNLGLMHAIEKFDPTRGFRFSTYATWWIRQSIERAIMNQARTVRLPVHVIRELNQVLRAKRHLEKNSLNADSASERRDASIDDIAYLTGKTTDEVTDILALNEHTASLDAPLDLDPASSLLDLLSDDQSQSPDAEVQHRELETLTRAWLGRLSDKHRHVIERRFGLNHIEPATLEELADEMGLTRERVRQIQQEALVRLKRFFASNGVRKDAVL
- a CDS encoding peptidoglycan DD-metalloendopeptidase family protein, whose amino-acid sequence is MSMLRAIKRNRRNSPNVDLPAATLIAAQRGTAVVALCLLAACATRLDQAPVVDRTAPLGTAAAQPPVPLGPPPPGYYRVKPGDTLYRIALENGQNYRDIATWNNLTNPNQIEVDQLLRVVPPGANPSAYTPGVVTAPVPGVGAAPGAPAALAPAQPPIYGSGANASAPTAAVPPQPGASGGDMAAAPGGNIALAWPVRGPVLNGFDDTKNKGINIGGAPGDPVKAAGDGRVVYAGNGLRGYGNLIIIKHDATFLTAYAHNRTLMVKEGDAVTKGQKIAEMGNTDSDRVMLHFEVRRQGKPVDPLKYLPPQ
- a CDS encoding protein-L-isoaspartate(D-aspartate) O-methyltransferase; the protein is MTGERTKRFPLGLADLVREPRRRDARPGDARTPLAGAGNSSASKPGVGPLAKPGAKLGAPAVAKSTASTPFKAPPAKPANAKPLSAKPASSIKPAHPAANSAAPRAAMPGGASAPRPAVAVTGAPGVALNGAHALTSERIRERMVERLRANGIADARVLQALAAVPRHMFIDPGLATQAYEDAALPIGHHQTISKPSVVARMLELAGAGRVLERVLEIGTGCGYQAAVLSQIARDVYSIERIKPLYERAKTNLRPLRIPNIRLHYGDGRLGLPSAAPFDAIVIAAAGFDVPQALLEQLAIGGKLVAPVAVSGMQGAAGEATQVLTLVERTGPAQWRESRLDRVFFVPLKSGVI